A genomic region of Bombus pyrosoma isolate SC7728 linkage group LG6, ASM1482585v1, whole genome shotgun sequence contains the following coding sequences:
- the LOC122568389 gene encoding AT-rich interactive domain-containing protein 2 isoform X5 produces MAKILNKDPVTYERERDNFLKDLRHFHETRGTPFKKNPKINGKDIDLYLLYVVVTAHGGWIKVNTRNEWASLCEQFHLPNGCVNSGVGLKQIYLRYLDRYEKVHFLGEDGQQADDDDEDSRHRKWSARALHSVPLTYNHHQHNVAESLRDYNGLSSDLYKPSNYDKLVLSLLSPLPNEQDFAINVCTLLSNEGKHILRLDKYPRLVNILLAHAGIFDSPGTRQLFIEVYSRVRNYSINSFWSDVLDSQDVIDLTNERTFMKKPTASPQTFSRRKILEREKQNRNAVSTENDEASTSMEVDGMIPDCPRLDPTGSHQDEILKDQNQNSIKFEEEDKDLFCVGRTLGTQDPYGQRVLQIASILRNLSFTPENAAVLGRNRCFLRFVLLCVRARWSNLHQLGFDILGNIANEIILKEAGERITDVVLSCVAKGIESQDRFIVISCLEVLNKISQQDSNEEIIRFGLEDNVYELICRFLALNDIALLVYTLECLYALTSLGERPCTSVARVRGAIDTLVALVTVEAQSYGPKACILMRVIETVSTVASTQNAAQNTPVTATAPATTVSSSVPTTPVTVTATPAPVSPAPSRPTTPAATATKSTTHKAVETSNSLQQQHAHQQIIQENEQFALSWLRATFEPALGVRIEQEELYKKYLGCCTKIGRRGVIAPLHFPRCVRSVFGGSVGPNPLKGETTGTQYYEGIRVRATPPQVTYPSQTAVGTNTAPIPAVNTTPVKVSVSHPHLSQALLSSGSQTQPQPQVQQVQQVQQQCQTVQVVAKEDNRCGTTSSSIIKSLLATKVTVSSDCMPSTAATCVTTPTACVTNTTASIASSISANQLITSNQVAQRQQQQRLLQQQLTNISQPPTTTTSVTTILPKTPVNSKQKPAITPIPAKKIQRLNGAKFIITNNCDKTEVNDNENVNQIVTSTTSSMVVLNSTENHISSTIKVCRPPTITVTTANKAIQRSTCTSIAEDSDSTNNSLASSSGIGGSRDCSGVGIEEDNSLTSFEGILLNGAPSNMDIDAQEDGSSKDSSSVTSKEKPLQSMMLADLLERKVDKEPILNGVLGKNSINDKGMDLVENHIKKVLKESPTDIKIKAEVEETEVSEDTLIEAPRGIKRSASELDEVDVKKVKYSNGTMSPDLAVDSTTAESTVSSIKSEEQDDDKDNEKVTVSSTAANLYAALAADCIEDETDLDENVNVSVKEEPITIKEPIAIKEEPVNTMKEEPITIKEEPHIFVNQINQQPPQQQQPSQQQPQQQSQQPPPQSQHPQPQVQQQQQQQQQQPQLQPQQLIVTAPRQIVVQQTIQPNNQVIIPTGTVKGRQAQPQPQVLLQQGAGGQLQYVVSGGVPGQNYVLAQPQTTLVQGQAQTVLVAQTTQQQGTGAKTIIILQSQAAAQPTQQKMVAVTPQGQQVVVTQVSRPILQSPALGNIPPPLVPTSGTIPQTSIIVNSSVAQTNPNTVTVTIPAMAQQTPVSTSVPSRVVTPTPASTPPPTRPTTPHQAAATHGLPAKQPAKVMKTVSSSTSTEPESKPSTSQNQPEKTITIKIDPNAYLCEWRGCLRQFKTPHEVYLHVCEAHCPTGGEEILCLWASCDALKRRRFSLMTHLYDRHCNAETMSIRRKQLTVTGKTEVSTSTPSAPHHPGYAPNAAFHAIKRHALEFVNPKELMQRPTKPAAATSSSSSPRPGQNPPPEQDDNEGPVTKSIRLTAALILRNLVIYSTHGRRHLRAYEPHLAGVALSNVESSRTIAQVLYDMNDQSSSNHR; encoded by the exons AATCTCTTCGTGATTACAATGGCCTTTCGTCGGACCTCTACAAGCCATCCAACTACGATAAACTCGTACTATCGCTTCTCTCGCCTCTTCCCAACGAACAAGACTTCGCCATCAACGTGTGCACGTTGTTGTCGAACGAAGGCAAGCACATCCTACGTCTCGACAAGTATCCCCGTCTCGTCAACATACTGCTGGCGCACGCCGGTATCTTCGACTCACCCGGCACACGGCAGCTCTTCATCGAGGTCTATTCTCGCGTGAGGAATTACTCCATCAACTCGTTCTGGTCGGACGTTCTCGACTCCCAGGACGTGATAGATCTTACGAACGAGAGGACGTTCATGAAGAAACCAACCGCCAGTCCGCAGACCTTCTCCAGACGGAAAATCTTGGAGAGAGAGAAGCAGAACAGAAACGCGGTGTCAACGGAGAACGACGAGGCTTCCACGTCGATGGAAGTCGACGGG ATGATACCGGACTGTCCAAGGCTAGATCCAACTGGCTCGCATCAAGACGAAATTCTGAAAGATCAAAATCAAAACTCCATAAAGTTTGAAGAGGAGGACAAAGATTTGTTTTGTGTGGGACGAACGCTCGGAACGCAGGATCCTTATGGCCAGCGTGTGCTGCAAATAGCATCTATCTTACGGAATCTGAGTTTCACTCCGGAAAACGCCGCTGTATTAGGAAGAAATCGATGTTTCTTGAGATTTGTATTGCTCTGTGTGCGGGCAAGGTGGAGTAATTTGCACCAACTTGGTTTCGATATACTAGGGAACATAGCGAATGAAATAATCTTAAAAGAGGCTGGTGAAAGGATAACCGATGTTGTATTGTCGTGTGTAGCAAAGGGAATTGAATCCCAAGACAGGTTTATCGTTATCTCCTGCTTGGAGGTGCTTAACAAAATTAGCCAACAAGACAgcaacgaagaaattattagGTTTGGATTAGAAGACAATGTGTATGAACTTATATGCAG GTTTTTAGCTCTGAACGACATAGCTCTTCTGGTATATACCTTGGAATGTTTGTACGCGTTGACTTCGTTAGGTGAAAGGCCATGTACCAGTGTTGCGCGCGTACGCGGAGCTATCGACACGTTGGTCGCTCTTGTTACTGTAGAAGCGCAAAGTTACGGTCCAAAAGCGTGTATTCTGATGAGGGTAATCGAGACAGTGTCCACGGTAGCGTCGACACAGAACGCTGCTCAGAACACCCCGGTTACCGCTACTGCCCCAGCTACGACAGTGTCCTCCTCTGTACCAACCACACCGGTTACGGTTACCGCGACACCAGCTCCTGTTAGTCCAGCACCGTCGCGACCAACGACACCAGCCGCCACTGCGACAAAATCTACGACACACA AAGCAGTGGAGACGAGTAATTCGCTTCAACAGCAGCACGCCCATCAACAAATCATACAGGAAAACGAGCAGTTCGCTCTGAGTTGGTTAAGAGCTACCTTCGAGCCTGCGCTTGGCGTACGTATAGAACAGGAAGAGTTATACAAAAAGTATCTCGGTTGCTGCACAAAGATCGGTAGAAGAGGCGTTATTGCTCCGCTTCACTTTCCAAGATGTGTTAG ATCTGTATTTGGCGGAAGCGTCGGACCAAATCCGTTGAAAGGTGAAACAACTGGTACTCAGTATTACGAAGGAATCCGAGTACGGGCCACACCTCCCCAAGTAACTTATCCGAGCCAAACTGCGGTTGGGACTAACACAGCTCCAATTCCAGCAGTCAACACAACGCCAGTAAAG GTGTCAGTGTCGCATCCTCACCTGAGTCAAGCGTTGCTGTCAAGTGGTTCCCAAACACAGCCTCAACCACAGGTCCAGCAAGTACAGCAAGTACAGCAACAGTGTCAAACGGTCCAGGTAGTTGCAAAGGAAGATAATCGATGTGGTACTACATCCAGTTCCATAATAAAAAGCCTTCTGGCTACTAAGGTAACGGTCAGCAGCGACTGCATGCCCAGTACTGCTGCGACTTGTGTGACTACCCCTACTGCCTGTGTAACAAACACTACTGCTAGCATCGCATCCAGCATCAGTGCCAACCAGCTAATAACCAGCAACCAG GTTGCACAACGTCAACAACAACAAAGGCTACTGCAACAACAGTTAACCAATATATCGCAACCACCTACAACTACAACTAGCGTAACCACAATACTCCCAAAGACTCCTGTCAACTCGAAGCAAAAGCCAGCTATCACACCCATTCCTGCCAAGAAGATACAAAGGCTCAACGGGGCCAAATTTATTATCACTAATAATTGTGACAAG ACTGAAGTAAATGATAATGAGAATGTCAACCAAATCGTAACATCGACAACTTCTTCCATGGTGGTTTTGAACTCAACCGAAAATCACATATCGTCAACCATTAAAGTATGTCGGCCTCCAACTATAACCGTAACTACAGCGAACAAAGCGATCCAACGTTCGACTTGTACATCGATCGCCGAAGATTCAGACTCGACCAACAATTCTTTGGCATCCAGTAGTGGTATCGGTGGTAGTAGGGATTGTTCTGGTGTCGGTATAGAGGAGGACAATTCTTTGACGAGTTTCGAGGGGATTCTGTTAAACGGTGCACCGAGTAATATGGACATCGACGCGCAGGAAGATGGATCTTCGAAAGATTCATCTAGTGTAACGTCTAAAGAAAAACCGCTGCAAAGTATGATGCTTGCAGATTTGTTAGAAAGAAAAGTTGACAAGGAGCCGATTTTAAACGGCGTGTTAGggaaaaattcaatcaatGACAAGGGAATGGACTTAGTAGAAAATCACATTAAGAAAGTACTAAAAGAATCTCCTACtgacattaaaataaaagctgAAGTAGAAGAGACGGAGGTCTCCGAGGATACTTTAATCGAAGCGCCCAGAGGGATAAAACGATCTGCCAGCGAATTAGATGAAGTAGAtgtaaagaaagtaaaatattccaatgGTACCATGTCGCCGGATCTTGCTGTTGATTCGACTACCGCCGAATCTACCGTCTCGAGTATAAAGTCTGAAGAACAGGACGATGATAAAGATAACGAGAAAGTAACCGTGTCTTCTACAGCCGCGAATCTTTATGCTGCTCTGGCCGCGGATTGTATAGAAGACGAAACGGATCTTGACGAGAACGTTAATGTAAGTGTTAAGGAAGAACCTATTACTATAAAGGAACCTATCGCGATAAAGGAGGAACCTGTCAACACGATGAAAGAGGAGCCTATCACGATAAAAGAGGAGCCTCACATATTCGTCAATCAAATTAATCAACAACCGCCTCAACAGCAGCAGCCATCGCAACAGCAACCACAGCAGCAATCACAACAGCCACCACCACAATCACAACACCCGCAACCACAAgtgcagcaacaacaacaacaacagcagcagcagccaCAATTACAGCCACAACAACTTATCGTTACAGCACCTAGGCAAATAGTAGTACAACAAACGATTCAACCAAATAATCAAGTTATTATACCAACTGGCACAGTGAAAGGAAGGCAGGCCCAACCGCAACCGCAAGTTTTATTGCAACAAGGAGCAGGAGGTCAATTACAGTACGTTGTTTCTGGTGGTGTGCCTGGTCAAAATTACGTCCTAGCTCAACCACAAACGACATTGGTTCAGGGTCAAGCGCAGACTGTGTTAGTAGCTCAGACGACACAGCAACAAGGGACTGGTGCgaaaacgataattattttgcaatctCAAGCAGCTGCCCAGCCAACCCAACAAAAAATGGTGGCCGTCACACCTCAGGGACAACAGGTTGTTGTTACGCAAGTTTCACGTCCTATCTTGCAAAGTCCGGCACTCGGTAATATACCCCCGCCTTTGGTTCCAACGTCAGGCACAATTCCACAAACTTCTATAATAGTGAACAGTTCCGTGGCACAAACAAATCCCAACACAGTGACTGTCACGATTCCTGCAATGGCCCAACAAACACCAGTGTCAACTAGTGTACCATCGAGAGTGGTGACACCAACGCCGGCTTCTACTCCACCCCCTACTAGACCTACCACGCCTCATCAAGCAGCTGCAACGCATGGATTGCCGGCGAAACAACCTGCTAAAGTAATGAAGACTGTCAGTTCCTCAACCTCCACAGAACCGGAATCCAAGCCGTCTACGAGCCAGAATCAACCAGAAAAGACCATCACCATCAAAATCGATCCTAATGCTTATTTGTGCGAATGGCGGGGTTGTTTAAG GCAATTTAAAACACCACACGAAGTTTATCTTCATGTGTGTGAGGCACATTGTCCAACTGGTGGAGAGGAAATATTATGTCTTTGGGCGAGTTGCGATGCCTTAAAAAGACGTAGATTTTCGTTAATGACACATTTATACGATAGGCATTGTAACGCGGAG ACAATGTCGATAAGAAGGAAACAGTTGACGGTAACAGGCAAAACCGAAGTTTCCACGTCGACACCGTCAGCTCCTCATCATCCTGGGTATGCACCGAATGCAGCATTCCATGCTATTAAACGGCACGCATTGGAATTTGTAAATCCAAAGGAGTTAATG CAAAGGCCGACCAAGCCCGCTGCAGCCACTTCAAGCTCTTCTTCCCCCAGACCTGGGCAAAATCCTCCACCAGAACAG GATGACAACGAAGGTCCAGTGACCAAAAGTATTCGCTTGACAGCAGCTCTCATTCTCAGAAACCTAGTCATATATTCAACACATGGCAGAAG gCATCTTAGAGCGTACGAACCACATTTGGCAGGTGTCGCATTAAGTAATGTCGAATCATCGAGAACAATCGCACAAGTTTTGTACGATATGAACGATCAAAGCAGCAGTAACCATAGGTGA
- the LOC122568389 gene encoding AT-rich interactive domain-containing protein 2 isoform X2: MAKILNKDPVTYERERDNFLKDLRHFHETRGTPFKKNPKINGKDIDLYLLYVVVTAHGGWIKVNTRNEWASLCEQFHLPNGCVNSGVGLKQIYLRYLDRYEKVHFLGEDGQQADDDDEDSRHRKWSARALHSVPLTYNHHQHNVAESLRDYNGLSSDLYKPSNYDKLVLSLLSPLPNEQDFAINVCTLLSNEGKHILRLDKYPRLVNILLAHAGIFDSPGTRQLFIEVYSRVRNYSINSFWSDVLDSQDVIDLTNERTFMKKPTASPQTFSRRKILEREKQNRNAVSTENDEASTSMEVDGMIPDCPRLDPTGSHQDEILKDQNQNSIKFEEEDKDLFCVGRTLGTQDPYGQRVLQIASILRNLSFTPENAAVLGRNRCFLRFVLLCVRARWSNLHQLGFDILGNIANEIILKEAGERITDVVLSCVAKGIESQDRFIVISCLEVLNKISQQDSNEEIIRFGLEDNVYELICRFLALNDIALLVYTLECLYALTSLGERPCTSVARVRGAIDTLVALVTVEAQSYGPKACILMRVIETVSTVASTQNAAQNTPVTATAPATTVSSSVPTTPVTVTATPAPVSPAPSRPTTPAATATKSTTHKAVETSNSLQQQHAHQQIIQENEQFALSWLRATFEPALGVRIEQEELYKKYLGCCTKIGRRGVIAPLHFPRCVRSVFGGSVGPNPLKGETTGTQYYEGIRVRATPPQVTYPSQTAVGTNTAPIPAVNTTPVKVLPVQQRTIKSISPAPDSTALDNPASGPPRTPAPASPILKAQLSAPPKPPSSISNTATQSQNPVTKVDSKSQVSVSHPHLSQALLSSGSQTQPQPQVQQVQQVQQQCQTVQVVAKEDNRCGTTSSSIIKSLLATKVTVSSDCMPSTAATCVTTPTACVTNTTASIASSISANQLITSNQVAQRQQQQRLLQQQLTNISQPPTTTTSVTTILPKTPVNSKQKPAITPIPAKKIQRLNGAKFIITNNCDKTEVNDNENVNQIVTSTTSSMVVLNSTENHISSTIKVCRPPTITVTTANKAIQRSTCTSIAEDSDSTNNSLASSSGIGGSRDCSGVGIEEDNSLTSFEGILLNGAPSNMDIDAQEDGSSKDSSSVTSKEKPLQSMMLADLLERKVDKEPILNGVLGKNSINDKGMDLVENHIKKVLKESPTDIKIKAEVEETEVSEDTLIEAPRGIKRSASELDEVDVKKVKYSNGTMSPDLAVDSTTAESTVSSIKSEEQDDDKDNEKVTVSSTAANLYAALAADCIEDETDLDENVNVSVKEEPITIKEPIAIKEEPVNTMKEEPITIKEEPHIFVNQINQQPPQQQQPSQQQPQQQSQQPPPQSQHPQPQVQQQQQQQQQQPQLQPQQLIVTAPRQIVVQQTIQPNNQVIIPTGTVKGRQAQPQPQVLLQQGAGGQLQYVVSGGVPGQNYVLAQPQTTLVQGQAQTVLVAQTTQQQGTGAKTIIILQSQAAAQPTQQKMVAVTPQGQQVVVTQVSRPILQSPALGNIPPPLVPTSGTIPQTSIIVNSSVAQTNPNTVTVTIPAMAQQTPVSTSVPSRVVTPTPASTPPPTRPTTPHQAAATHGLPAKQPAKVMKTVSSSTSTEPESKPSTSQNQPEKTITIKIDPNAYLCEWRGCLRQFKTPHEVYLHVCEAHCPTGGEEILCLWASCDALKRRRFSLMTHLYDRHCNAETMSIRRKQLTVTGKTEVSTSTPSAPHHPGYAPNAAFHAIKRHALEFVNPKELMDDNEGPVTKSIRLTAALILRNLVIYSTHGRRHLRAYEPHLAGVALSNVESSRTIAQVLYDMNDQSSSNHR, encoded by the exons AATCTCTTCGTGATTACAATGGCCTTTCGTCGGACCTCTACAAGCCATCCAACTACGATAAACTCGTACTATCGCTTCTCTCGCCTCTTCCCAACGAACAAGACTTCGCCATCAACGTGTGCACGTTGTTGTCGAACGAAGGCAAGCACATCCTACGTCTCGACAAGTATCCCCGTCTCGTCAACATACTGCTGGCGCACGCCGGTATCTTCGACTCACCCGGCACACGGCAGCTCTTCATCGAGGTCTATTCTCGCGTGAGGAATTACTCCATCAACTCGTTCTGGTCGGACGTTCTCGACTCCCAGGACGTGATAGATCTTACGAACGAGAGGACGTTCATGAAGAAACCAACCGCCAGTCCGCAGACCTTCTCCAGACGGAAAATCTTGGAGAGAGAGAAGCAGAACAGAAACGCGGTGTCAACGGAGAACGACGAGGCTTCCACGTCGATGGAAGTCGACGGG ATGATACCGGACTGTCCAAGGCTAGATCCAACTGGCTCGCATCAAGACGAAATTCTGAAAGATCAAAATCAAAACTCCATAAAGTTTGAAGAGGAGGACAAAGATTTGTTTTGTGTGGGACGAACGCTCGGAACGCAGGATCCTTATGGCCAGCGTGTGCTGCAAATAGCATCTATCTTACGGAATCTGAGTTTCACTCCGGAAAACGCCGCTGTATTAGGAAGAAATCGATGTTTCTTGAGATTTGTATTGCTCTGTGTGCGGGCAAGGTGGAGTAATTTGCACCAACTTGGTTTCGATATACTAGGGAACATAGCGAATGAAATAATCTTAAAAGAGGCTGGTGAAAGGATAACCGATGTTGTATTGTCGTGTGTAGCAAAGGGAATTGAATCCCAAGACAGGTTTATCGTTATCTCCTGCTTGGAGGTGCTTAACAAAATTAGCCAACAAGACAgcaacgaagaaattattagGTTTGGATTAGAAGACAATGTGTATGAACTTATATGCAG GTTTTTAGCTCTGAACGACATAGCTCTTCTGGTATATACCTTGGAATGTTTGTACGCGTTGACTTCGTTAGGTGAAAGGCCATGTACCAGTGTTGCGCGCGTACGCGGAGCTATCGACACGTTGGTCGCTCTTGTTACTGTAGAAGCGCAAAGTTACGGTCCAAAAGCGTGTATTCTGATGAGGGTAATCGAGACAGTGTCCACGGTAGCGTCGACACAGAACGCTGCTCAGAACACCCCGGTTACCGCTACTGCCCCAGCTACGACAGTGTCCTCCTCTGTACCAACCACACCGGTTACGGTTACCGCGACACCAGCTCCTGTTAGTCCAGCACCGTCGCGACCAACGACACCAGCCGCCACTGCGACAAAATCTACGACACACA AAGCAGTGGAGACGAGTAATTCGCTTCAACAGCAGCACGCCCATCAACAAATCATACAGGAAAACGAGCAGTTCGCTCTGAGTTGGTTAAGAGCTACCTTCGAGCCTGCGCTTGGCGTACGTATAGAACAGGAAGAGTTATACAAAAAGTATCTCGGTTGCTGCACAAAGATCGGTAGAAGAGGCGTTATTGCTCCGCTTCACTTTCCAAGATGTGTTAG ATCTGTATTTGGCGGAAGCGTCGGACCAAATCCGTTGAAAGGTGAAACAACTGGTACTCAGTATTACGAAGGAATCCGAGTACGGGCCACACCTCCCCAAGTAACTTATCCGAGCCAAACTGCGGTTGGGACTAACACAGCTCCAATTCCAGCAGTCAACACAACGCCAGTAAAGGTGCTTCCCGTACAACAGCGTACAATCAAGAGTATAAGTCCTGCTCCTGATAGCACGGCCCTAGACAATCCTGCATCTGGGCCTCCAAGAACCCCTGCCCCAGCGTCACCTATCCTAAAAGCCCAATTGTCTGCTCCACCGAAACCACCATCCAGTATCTCGAACACTGCAACTCAATCCCAAAATCCAGTCACCAAGGTTGATTCTAAAAGTCAG GTGTCAGTGTCGCATCCTCACCTGAGTCAAGCGTTGCTGTCAAGTGGTTCCCAAACACAGCCTCAACCACAGGTCCAGCAAGTACAGCAAGTACAGCAACAGTGTCAAACGGTCCAGGTAGTTGCAAAGGAAGATAATCGATGTGGTACTACATCCAGTTCCATAATAAAAAGCCTTCTGGCTACTAAGGTAACGGTCAGCAGCGACTGCATGCCCAGTACTGCTGCGACTTGTGTGACTACCCCTACTGCCTGTGTAACAAACACTACTGCTAGCATCGCATCCAGCATCAGTGCCAACCAGCTAATAACCAGCAACCAG GTTGCACAACGTCAACAACAACAAAGGCTACTGCAACAACAGTTAACCAATATATCGCAACCACCTACAACTACAACTAGCGTAACCACAATACTCCCAAAGACTCCTGTCAACTCGAAGCAAAAGCCAGCTATCACACCCATTCCTGCCAAGAAGATACAAAGGCTCAACGGGGCCAAATTTATTATCACTAATAATTGTGACAAG ACTGAAGTAAATGATAATGAGAATGTCAACCAAATCGTAACATCGACAACTTCTTCCATGGTGGTTTTGAACTCAACCGAAAATCACATATCGTCAACCATTAAAGTATGTCGGCCTCCAACTATAACCGTAACTACAGCGAACAAAGCGATCCAACGTTCGACTTGTACATCGATCGCCGAAGATTCAGACTCGACCAACAATTCTTTGGCATCCAGTAGTGGTATCGGTGGTAGTAGGGATTGTTCTGGTGTCGGTATAGAGGAGGACAATTCTTTGACGAGTTTCGAGGGGATTCTGTTAAACGGTGCACCGAGTAATATGGACATCGACGCGCAGGAAGATGGATCTTCGAAAGATTCATCTAGTGTAACGTCTAAAGAAAAACCGCTGCAAAGTATGATGCTTGCAGATTTGTTAGAAAGAAAAGTTGACAAGGAGCCGATTTTAAACGGCGTGTTAGggaaaaattcaatcaatGACAAGGGAATGGACTTAGTAGAAAATCACATTAAGAAAGTACTAAAAGAATCTCCTACtgacattaaaataaaagctgAAGTAGAAGAGACGGAGGTCTCCGAGGATACTTTAATCGAAGCGCCCAGAGGGATAAAACGATCTGCCAGCGAATTAGATGAAGTAGAtgtaaagaaagtaaaatattccaatgGTACCATGTCGCCGGATCTTGCTGTTGATTCGACTACCGCCGAATCTACCGTCTCGAGTATAAAGTCTGAAGAACAGGACGATGATAAAGATAACGAGAAAGTAACCGTGTCTTCTACAGCCGCGAATCTTTATGCTGCTCTGGCCGCGGATTGTATAGAAGACGAAACGGATCTTGACGAGAACGTTAATGTAAGTGTTAAGGAAGAACCTATTACTATAAAGGAACCTATCGCGATAAAGGAGGAACCTGTCAACACGATGAAAGAGGAGCCTATCACGATAAAAGAGGAGCCTCACATATTCGTCAATCAAATTAATCAACAACCGCCTCAACAGCAGCAGCCATCGCAACAGCAACCACAGCAGCAATCACAACAGCCACCACCACAATCACAACACCCGCAACCACAAgtgcagcaacaacaacaacaacagcagcagcagccaCAATTACAGCCACAACAACTTATCGTTACAGCACCTAGGCAAATAGTAGTACAACAAACGATTCAACCAAATAATCAAGTTATTATACCAACTGGCACAGTGAAAGGAAGGCAGGCCCAACCGCAACCGCAAGTTTTATTGCAACAAGGAGCAGGAGGTCAATTACAGTACGTTGTTTCTGGTGGTGTGCCTGGTCAAAATTACGTCCTAGCTCAACCACAAACGACATTGGTTCAGGGTCAAGCGCAGACTGTGTTAGTAGCTCAGACGACACAGCAACAAGGGACTGGTGCgaaaacgataattattttgcaatctCAAGCAGCTGCCCAGCCAACCCAACAAAAAATGGTGGCCGTCACACCTCAGGGACAACAGGTTGTTGTTACGCAAGTTTCACGTCCTATCTTGCAAAGTCCGGCACTCGGTAATATACCCCCGCCTTTGGTTCCAACGTCAGGCACAATTCCACAAACTTCTATAATAGTGAACAGTTCCGTGGCACAAACAAATCCCAACACAGTGACTGTCACGATTCCTGCAATGGCCCAACAAACACCAGTGTCAACTAGTGTACCATCGAGAGTGGTGACACCAACGCCGGCTTCTACTCCACCCCCTACTAGACCTACCACGCCTCATCAAGCAGCTGCAACGCATGGATTGCCGGCGAAACAACCTGCTAAAGTAATGAAGACTGTCAGTTCCTCAACCTCCACAGAACCGGAATCCAAGCCGTCTACGAGCCAGAATCAACCAGAAAAGACCATCACCATCAAAATCGATCCTAATGCTTATTTGTGCGAATGGCGGGGTTGTTTAAG GCAATTTAAAACACCACACGAAGTTTATCTTCATGTGTGTGAGGCACATTGTCCAACTGGTGGAGAGGAAATATTATGTCTTTGGGCGAGTTGCGATGCCTTAAAAAGACGTAGATTTTCGTTAATGACACATTTATACGATAGGCATTGTAACGCGGAG ACAATGTCGATAAGAAGGAAACAGTTGACGGTAACAGGCAAAACCGAAGTTTCCACGTCGACACCGTCAGCTCCTCATCATCCTGGGTATGCACCGAATGCAGCATTCCATGCTATTAAACGGCACGCATTGGAATTTGTAAATCCAAAGGAGTTAATG GATGACAACGAAGGTCCAGTGACCAAAAGTATTCGCTTGACAGCAGCTCTCATTCTCAGAAACCTAGTCATATATTCAACACATGGCAGAAG gCATCTTAGAGCGTACGAACCACATTTGGCAGGTGTCGCATTAAGTAATGTCGAATCATCGAGAACAATCGCACAAGTTTTGTACGATATGAACGATCAAAGCAGCAGTAACCATAGGTGA